Proteins from one Ahaetulla prasina isolate Xishuangbanna chromosome 2, ASM2864084v1, whole genome shotgun sequence genomic window:
- the LOC131191926 gene encoding gastrula zinc finger protein XlCGF17.1-like isoform X1 yields MEPGKLLDAPPDTRSALKNHKKTHVCSECGKSFSGQSLLLTHSKIHVGIGSSQGLESEKFFSGKNCKDLGSPSRLKPYKCDEYDLCFDQKSHLSTHQKIHTGEKPYQCLECGTFFREKATLRKHERTHTGEKPYSCGHCGKSFSQNSGLWQHEQIHVGIKPHKCLECGKCFTMSSGLQRHEKTHTGEKNEKCLECGKCFTLKSNLLKHQRLHTGMRPYGCSECEKRFLTSSDLRTHQIGHQDEKPYKCGECGKGFLERRKLQRHESIHTGEKPFKCVECGRCFSEKYNLTRHQRVHTGEKPYRCGECGKCFAQKGYLWIHYKTHTVEKPFQCIECGQFYRTASTLRKHAKLHTENKISNVIECGRTFADSSSLRSHSQIHTREEP; encoded by the coding sequence ATGGAGCCTGGGAAACTCTTGGATGCCCCGCCAGACACAAGGAGCGCTTTgaaaaaccacaaaaaaacaCACGTATGTTCAGAGTGTGGGAAATCTTTTTCCGGGCAATCCCTCCTTTTGACCCACAGTAAGATCCATGTGGGAATTGGATCTAGTCAAGGTCTGGAGAGTGAGAAATTCTTTTCTGGGAAAAACTGCAAAGATCTCGGAAGCCCCTCCAGACTAAAACCCTATAAATGTGATGAATACGACTTGTGCTTTGATCAAAAGTCACACCTTTCTACACATCAGAAAATCCACACCGGAGAGAAACCttatcaatgtctggaatgcgggACATTTTTCCGTGAAAAAGCCACTCTCAGAAAGCacgagaggactcacacaggggagaaaccttacAGCTGTGGACACTGTGGGAAGAGCTTTTCCCAGAATTCCGGTCTTTGGCAGCATGAGCAGATCCATGTAGGAATCAAACCTCAcaaatgcttggagtgtggaaaatgtttcactATGAGTTCAGGTCTTCAGAGACATGAGAAAacacacacaggggagaaaaACGAAAAGTGCCTCGAATGCGGGAAATGTTTTACCTTGAAATCAAACCTGCTGAAACATCAGAGACTCCACACCGGAATGAGACCCTATGGATGCTCAGAATGTGAGAAACGGTTTCTAACTTCTTCTGATCTTCGGACACACCAAATAGGGCACCAAGAcgagaaaccgtataaatgtgGGGAGTGTGGGAAAGGTTTTCTTGAACGAAGGAAGCTTCAGAGGCATGAGagtatccacacaggggagaagccattcaAATGTGTGGAGTGTGGGAGATGCTTTTCCGAAAAATACAACCTTACCAGACATCAGAgggtccacacaggagagaagccatacagATGCGGagaatgtggaaaatgttttgCTCAAAAGGGATACCTGTGGATTCATTATAAAACCCACACAGTGGAGAAGCCCTTTCAGTGCATTGAGTGTGGACAGTTTTATCGTACCGCATCAACCCTTAGAAAACATGCAAAACTGCACACGGAGAACAAAATTTCAAATGTTATAGAGTGTGGGAGAACATTTGCTGATTCATCTTCCCTTAGAAGTCACAGCCAAATCCATACAAGGGAGGAGCCCTAG